Proteins found in one Eretmochelys imbricata isolate rEreImb1 chromosome 9, rEreImb1.hap1, whole genome shotgun sequence genomic segment:
- the GLOD5 gene encoding glyoxalase domain-containing protein 5 gives MMSWQEKREGPFPCLIQRLDHLVLTVKNIEDTVGFYSKVLGMEVVTFKGNRKALRFGNQKFNLHEAGKEFEPKAHRPVPGSMDVCLITDTSLDQLVGHLKACGVTIEEGPVPRTGAIGPITSIYFRDPDENLIEVSNYRTDLAVNRVKH, from the exons ATGATGTCCTGGCAGGAGAAGCGTGAGGGCCCCTTTCCATGTCTTATCCAGCGACTGGATCATCTGGTGCTGACTGTGAAGAACATTGAGGACACCGTAGGCTTTTATTCCAAAGTCCTGGGTATGGAAGTGGTCACTTTCAAG GGCAACCGGAAAGCACTACGTTTTGGGAACCAAAAGTTTAACCTCCACGAGGCTGGGAAGGAGTTTGAACCCAAGGCTCACAGACCAGTTCCTGGTTCCATGGACGTCTGCCTGATCACAGACACCTCGCTAGACCAGCTAGTGGGACACCTGAAG GCCTGTGGTGTGACTATTGAAGAAGGCCCAGTGCCCAGAACCGGTGCCATTGGGCCAATCACATCCATCTACTTCCGAGACCCTGATGAAAACCTGATTGAGGTTTCCAACTACCGCACTGACTTGGCTGTCAACAGAGTGAAGCATTAG